Proteins found in one Seonamhaeicola sp. S2-3 genomic segment:
- the hutH gene encoding histidine ammonia-lyase: MSFKYGIDTLTVKKVMNIANGKLQAEITPEAKEKVVDSRRNVDTIANAKKPVYGINTGFGPLCDVQITPEQTNKLQENLLLTHAVGVGKPIDKQLSKIMMICKVHALCQGYSGVRLKLIERIVYFIENDLLPVVPEQGSVGASGDLAPLSHLFLPLIGKGEFWVGKETKPAHEVLKTHQLKPLELKAKEGLGLINGTQFILAHTIVGLHKMEYLLDLADVAGAMSIEGYQGSFSPFKDELHNIRPYKGTIEVAERMFMLLYKSQNVDAHQNCGRVQDPYSMRCIPQVHGASRNAYYHLKELAEIEMNSVTDNPIVLSETEAISGGNFHGQPLAMALDYNAIAAAELGNISDRRCYLLLEGKFGLPRLLTTGGGGLNSGFMIPQYTTAALVTENKSLCFPPSADSIPTSLGQEDHVSMGSISGRKFNQILDNLEKILAIELMYGAQALEFRRPNTFSDIIEDNFKIIRNEVPKLEDDRALKDDIDKMIGLVKRRVFNLR, from the coding sequence ATGAGTTTTAAATACGGAATAGATACACTTACAGTTAAAAAGGTTATGAACATTGCCAATGGTAAATTACAGGCTGAAATTACTCCAGAAGCAAAAGAAAAAGTAGTGGATAGCAGACGAAATGTTGATACTATTGCCAATGCCAAAAAACCAGTTTATGGAATAAATACTGGCTTTGGACCTTTATGTGATGTACAAATCACCCCCGAACAAACCAATAAATTACAAGAAAATTTACTGTTAACCCACGCTGTTGGTGTGGGTAAACCTATTGATAAGCAATTGTCAAAAATTATGATGATTTGTAAAGTGCATGCCCTATGTCAAGGGTACTCTGGTGTACGATTAAAACTTATTGAACGTATTGTGTATTTTATTGAGAATGATTTGTTACCTGTGGTGCCAGAGCAAGGTTCTGTAGGGGCTTCGGGCGATTTAGCTCCTTTGTCGCACTTGTTTTTGCCGCTAATTGGTAAAGGTGAATTTTGGGTTGGTAAGGAAACCAAACCAGCTCATGAGGTTTTAAAAACACATCAACTAAAACCTCTAGAATTAAAAGCAAAAGAAGGGCTTGGTTTAATAAACGGTACACAATTTATTTTGGCACATACCATTGTGGGTTTACATAAAATGGAATATTTATTAGACTTAGCCGATGTTGCTGGCGCCATGAGTATTGAAGGTTATCAGGGTAGCTTTTCGCCATTTAAAGATGAATTGCATAATATTAGACCCTATAAAGGCACCATAGAAGTTGCAGAACGTATGTTTATGTTGTTGTACAAATCGCAAAATGTAGATGCGCATCAAAATTGCGGACGTGTGCAAGATCCTTATTCTATGCGCTGTATTCCTCAAGTGCATGGAGCCTCTAGAAATGCCTACTATCATTTAAAAGAATTAGCCGAAATTGAAATGAATTCGGTAACCGATAATCCAATTGTTTTAAGTGAAACTGAAGCCATTTCTGGAGGAAATTTTCATGGACAACCACTTGCTATGGCTTTAGATTATAATGCAATTGCTGCTGCGGAATTAGGTAATATTTCCGATAGAAGATGCTATTTGTTGTTAGAAGGTAAGTTTGGCTTACCTAGATTATTAACCACAGGCGGAGGCGGATTAAATTCCGGATTTATGATTCCGCAGTACACTACTGCAGCTTTGGTAACCGAAAATAAATCCTTGTGTTTTCCCCCCTCGGCAGATAGTATTCCTACATCATTAGGACAAGAAGACCATGTGTCTATGGGAAGTATTTCGGGTAGAAAATTCAATCAAATTCTTGATAATCTTGAGAAAATTTTAGCCATAGAGCTAATGTATGGTGCACAAGCTTTAGAATTTAGAAGGCCCAATACCTTTTCTGATATTATTGAAGATAATTTTAAAATCATTAGAAACGAAGTCCCAAAATTAGAAGACGATAGAGCCTTAAAAGACGATATTGATAAAATGATTGGCTTGGTAAAAAGACGAGTATTCAACTTAAGATAA